In one window of Henckelia pumila isolate YLH828 chromosome 1, ASM3356847v2, whole genome shotgun sequence DNA:
- the LOC140875192 gene encoding 2-dehydro-3-deoxyphosphooctonate aldolase has protein sequence MESSTALFNQLKAAEPFFLLAGPNVIESEDHILYMAKQIKAITSKLGLPLVFKSSFDKANRTSSKSFRGPGLSDGLKILERVKTTYDLPIVTDVHETTQCEAVGKVADIIQIPAFLCRQTDLLVAAAKTGRIINIKKGQFCAPSVMANSAEKIRMAGNENVMVCERGTMFGYNDLIVDPRNLEWLREANCPVVADITHSLQQPAGRKLEGGGVASGGLRELIPCIARTAVAVGVDGIFMEVHDNPLNAPVDGPTQWPLRHLEELLEELLAIARVSKGKQPFQIDLTPFRS, from the exons ATGGAATCGTCAACCGCGCTTTTCAATCAGCTCAAG GCGGCGGAGCCATTTTTCTTACTAGCAGGTCCGAATGTGATTGAATCGGAGGATCACATTCTCTACATGGCGAAGCAGATCAAGGCTATCACTTCTAA ACTTGGATTGCCGTTGGTTTTCAAGTCGAGTTTTGACAAAGCCAATAGAACATCTTCTAAGTCGTTTCGTGGACCTGGCTTGAGTGACGGCTTGAAG ATTCTCGAGAGAGTGAAAACCACTTATGATCTTCCAATAGTTACTGATGTACATGAGACAACTCAG TGTGAAGCTGTTGGCAAGGTTGCTGACATAATTCAGATTCCTGCTTTCTTGTGCCGGCAG ACAGATCTTCTTGTTGCCGCTGCTAAGACTGGGAGGATTATTAATATCAAGAAAGGGCAATTTTGTGCTCCTTCT GTCATGGCAAACTCTGCCGAAAAGATTAGGATGGCCGGAAATGAAAATGTTATGGTTTGCGAGAGAGGCACAATGTTTGGCTACA ATGACTTGATTGTTGATCCACGAAATTTGGAGTGGTTAAGGGAGGCCAATTGTCCTGTT GTGGCCGACATAACGCACTCATTACAACAACCCGCAGGGAGAAAG CTGGAAGGTGGTGGTGTTGCTAGTGGTGGTCTTCGAGAACTCATACCTTGCATTGCCAGGACTGCGGTAGCTGTTGGAGTGGACGGTATTTTTATGGAG GTGCATGACAACCCTTTAAATGCTCCTGTTGATGGTCCAACTCAGTGG CCTCTTCGCCATTTGGAGGAACTGTTGGAAGAACTCCTAGCCATTGCT AGGGTTAGCAAGGGGAAGCAACCTTTTCAAATCGATCTCACTCCATTCCGTTCGTGA